A genomic segment from Rubrobacter tropicus encodes:
- a CDS encoding transglycosylase domain-containing protein — translation MNDWFETGKKARGKPRPGLFVRGLRTAFNTALILGASAVIGVLGLYLFVVQQYEEGLARRQPELVQDSYVYDAQGERIGAFRAVESRETVGFEGLGDRIPAAVVAVEDRRFYEHFGVDFEGLGRAAWTDLRAWEVQEGGSTISEQLMKNLFVEEDERLDVSFWRRFVQSSLAFSYERRHSKEEILTAYLNAVYFGDGAYGAERAAEQYFGKDADEVTLSEAAALAGFLHAPSTYTTWEGEPLVEQATARRDRVLGLMLEQGMISAAEHREAVSEDLQFAPDPPPEDPAYAPFVEKVREEVEEKAGAEAVRLGGLRVHTTLDPDLQHAAVEESERVLDEPDDPSAAVVTVEPQSGAIRALAGQEGDFNLALHARRQPGSSFKPFVLAAALKKDVSPESTYFSQDLNFSFQDEYYAIENYDSVERGEISIREAMAESDNTVFVQLAADVGLDRVARTARELGITTKVEAYPSTAIGGLGEGVSPLDMASAYSTFAGSGIHREPYAVGLVERVDYGRRETPFEHRIGGRRVLTGNQAAIATGVLRGVVEDGTASMYHDLDEEIGRPSAGKTGTTDDFVDAWYVGYTPRLCTSVWVGYPEGRRSMVGVHGLEEPNGERLPMDIWSSYMDRATEGDLALEFPEADTSELEISYGGM, via the coding sequence GTGAACGACTGGTTCGAGACAGGCAAGAAGGCCAGGGGCAAACCGCGCCCCGGTCTCTTCGTGCGCGGTTTGCGCACCGCGTTCAATACCGCCCTGATCCTGGGCGCCTCCGCCGTTATCGGGGTGTTGGGCCTCTACCTCTTCGTCGTGCAACAGTACGAGGAAGGCCTCGCGAGGCGGCAGCCGGAGCTCGTGCAAGACTCCTACGTCTACGACGCGCAAGGTGAGAGGATCGGCGCGTTCCGGGCCGTAGAGAGCCGCGAGACCGTCGGCTTCGAGGGCCTGGGGGATCGGATCCCGGCCGCCGTCGTCGCCGTCGAGGACCGCAGGTTTTACGAGCACTTCGGCGTCGACTTCGAGGGCTTGGGGCGGGCGGCCTGGACGGACCTTCGGGCCTGGGAGGTGCAGGAGGGGGGCTCTACCATAAGCGAGCAGCTGATGAAGAACCTCTTCGTCGAGGAGGACGAGCGGCTCGACGTCTCGTTCTGGCGCCGCTTCGTGCAGTCCTCGCTCGCCTTCTCCTACGAGCGGCGCCACTCCAAGGAGGAGATCCTGACCGCGTACCTGAACGCCGTCTACTTCGGTGACGGGGCATACGGTGCCGAGCGGGCCGCCGAGCAGTACTTCGGCAAGGACGCCGACGAGGTGACGCTCTCGGAGGCCGCCGCCCTCGCCGGCTTCCTGCACGCCCCCTCGACCTACACCACCTGGGAGGGCGAGCCGCTCGTCGAGCAGGCCACCGCCCGCCGCGACAGGGTGCTAGGCCTCATGCTGGAGCAGGGCATGATCTCCGCCGCCGAGCACCGCGAGGCGGTCTCCGAGGACCTCCAGTTCGCCCCCGACCCTCCCCCAGAAGACCCGGCCTACGCGCCCTTCGTCGAGAAGGTGCGCGAGGAGGTCGAGGAGAAAGCCGGTGCCGAGGCCGTTCGCCTGGGCGGCCTTCGCGTCCACACCACCCTCGACCCCGACCTCCAGCACGCCGCCGTCGAGGAGTCGGAAAGGGTCCTCGACGAACCCGACGACCCCTCCGCGGCGGTCGTGACCGTGGAGCCCCAGAGCGGCGCGATCAGGGCCCTGGCCGGTCAGGAGGGGGACTTCAACCTGGCGCTCCACGCGCGCCGCCAGCCGGGCAGCTCCTTCAAGCCCTTCGTGCTCGCCGCCGCGCTCAAGAAGGACGTCTCCCCGGAGAGCACGTACTTCTCCCAGGACCTCAACTTCAGTTTCCAGGACGAGTACTACGCCATAGAGAACTACGACTCGGTGGAGCGGGGCGAGATCTCGATCCGCGAAGCGATGGCCGAATCCGACAACACCGTTTTCGTCCAGCTGGCCGCGGACGTCGGCCTCGATCGGGTCGCCCGAACGGCAAGAGAACTCGGCATAACCACGAAGGTCGAGGCCTACCCTTCCACGGCGATAGGCGGTCTCGGCGAGGGGGTGAGCCCGCTCGACATGGCCTCCGCCTACTCGACCTTCGCGGGCAGCGGCATCCATCGCGAACCTTACGCCGTCGGGCTCGTCGAGCGGGTGGATTACGGAAGGCGCGAGACGCCGTTCGAGCACCGCATCGGCGGGAGGCGCGTGCTCACGGGGAACCAGGCCGCGATCGCGACGGGCGTCCTGCGGGGCGTGGTCGAAGACGGAACGGCGAGCATGTACCACGACCTGGACGAGGAGATAGGACGCCCCTCAGCCGGCAAGACGGGCACCACCGACGACTTCGTTGACGCCTGGTACGTCGGCTACACGCCCCGCCTCTGCACCTCCGTCTGGGTGGGCTACCCGGAAGGCAGGCGCTCGATGGTCGGCGTCCACGGCCTCGAAGAACCGAACGGCGAGAGGCTGCCCATGGACATCTGGTCCTCCTACATGGACCGCGCGACCGAGGGCGACCTCGCCCTCGAGTTCCCGGAGGCCGACACCTCAGAACTAGAGATCTCTTACGGCGGCATGTAG